Part of the Spiribacter salinus M19-40 genome, ATCGAAGCGCCCGCCATGACCGGGCCCATGCCTTATTGGAGGAGTTCGGGGTTGAGCACCTGAGCCATCAAAAAGGGGTCAGTCTATCCGGGGGCGAGCGGCGTCGGGTTGAGATTGCCCGGGCGCTGGCGGCGGAGCCGCGTTTTATTTTGCTCGATGAGCCCTTTGCCGGTGTCGACCCCATCTCCGTTGGTGAGATCAAGTCCATCGTGCGCCACCTGGCTGAACGGCAGATCGGGGTGCTGATCACCGATCACAACGTGCGCGAGACGCTGGGGCTGGTCGATCGCGCCAGCATCCTCAACGCCGGCCGCGTGATCGTGGAAGGGGATGCGCAGACCGTGCTGGATGACGCCCAGGTGCGAGCCGTTTACCTGGGCGAAGACTTCCGCCTCTAGCGGCGACAAAACCCATTGTGCTGGCCGTATCGGTACCCCCGGCGTTAATCTGACAAGACAAGGAGATCGACGAACGCCAATGAAGCAAACCCTGCAGATCCGGCTTGGCCAGCAACTGGCGATGACCCCGCAGCTGCAGCAGGCAATCCGGCTGCTGCAGCTGCCGGCTGCCGAACTCAATCTGGAAATCCGCGAGGCGCTGGAATCCAACCTGATGCTCGAGGCCGAGGAAGAGACCGAGCCAGGCCTGGACAGCCATGACCCGGACGCGCTGCCAGAGACCGGGTTACGTGAGCCCTCCGAGGCCACCCTCGGGAGCGACGCACCGGATGCGACCCGCCTGGGTGAGGCCATACCCGTCGACGAGCGCTGGGAAGACACCATTGGCCCGTCGAGTTCAGCGGCTGGCGGCGATCGGGACCGCGCCATCGATCCCCTGGAGAATCGCGCCAGCCCCGACGCCTCGCTACAGGACCACCTGTTTTGGCAGCTCGAGCTGTCTGGATTAAGCGAACGTGACCGACGCATCGGCGAAGTCATCGTTGATGCCATCGCCGATAACGGCTATCTCACCGAGCCGCCCCAGGACTTGCTGGCCGCGGTACCGCATGACCTCGAAGTCGAGGCAGATGACATCCAGGCCGTCCTTGCGTTCATCCAGCATCTCGACCCCATTGGCGTCGGCGCTCAGGATCCTCGCGAGGCCCTGCGTATCCAGATCGCGGCACTGCCCGACGACACGCCGC contains:
- the lptB gene encoding LPS export ABC transporter ATP-binding protein produces the protein MSASELKATALSKHYRGRPVVDGVSLSLKSGEIVGLLGPNGAGKTTSFYMIVGLVSADTGQIHLDGRDITPAPMHARAKLGIGYLPQEASVFRRMSVLDNLLAVLETRQDLDRSARHDRAHALLEEFGVEHLSHQKGVSLSGGERRRVEIARALAAEPRFILLDEPFAGVDPISVGEIKSIVRHLAERQIGVLITDHNVRETLGLVDRASILNAGRVIVEGDAQTVLDDAQVRAVYLGEDFRL